AGGAAACACgtctaataaaaatatgcaaatatagaAGAACTGAAGAATTGAATAAAGTAATCCATTGAGCAAACTGCAGAACTAAAATGTGAAGtgtttgcattaaaaaatgaaataattgtaaGCAACTACGGATGTTTAGATTAAGTACTACATTGCATAGCAAATGCAGTtgagcaaatattaaaaaaagtatccaattgaaaataataactgTTTTAGCTGTTAGTTGTATTCACTCATTCACATTGCCTAGACATGAATCTACGTATACGAAAATTTCGAGCACGTCTCTTGATCTGTCTAAAATTTGTGTTTCCCATAATAGTTTTTCATGTGGTggaaataatgataatattcATCTTCGAAGAAAGTGATACCTTATATGAATTAAATCAATGCTACTTGGATGAATTACCAGGAACAATCTCTACGAACTGGAGTTCGAATGCTGGCCACGAGTATCTAGAGGATGTACTACTTTCGGATATTAAACCAATACCAGGACGTGCCATATACTTTCTGGAAACTAAATGTTATTCGCTGAACTCGCAGTCTcattatttaatcaatttgacAGCACGACAGACGTGTTCCATCGAATCGGCAGCTTTGCATAATCCAAACTTCCAAGTGTTTGTTCTTTTTGCTAATCCCAAAGTTATAGATCCAGAAAATCCTTTTCTAAATATCATTCGAAGCTACAGTAATGTGCATCTCCGACAATTGAATATTTGGCGGTATGTTAAGGATACTCCAGTAGAGGACTGGATCGTTAGGGACAATAAATTCATATCTCGGTAAGAGGAAATCGTTTTCATATACTTTATTGCTACTTTAGTACCATGTTTTCGATAGTTTCCCCACTGAACATACATCAGATCTACTTCGCTTACTAACCGTCTATCGCTTTGGAGGCATCTACATGGACATGGACGTGGTTGTGCTACGCAGCATGGAGGATATACCCCTTAATTTTATGGGTGCCCAGATCACCAATGTTATCTCGAATGCTGTGATTAGTTTGGAGCCCACGGGCATTGGTCATGAGGTTGGCGAATTATTCTTACGGGAATTTCAACAAACTTTCAATGGCACATATTATCTATTTAATGGACCAATGCTAATTGAACGTGTATTGGCAAAAATCTGTGGCACAAAGTCCGTCATCGAAATGATAAATAATCGTGAACGTTGCCATGGAGTTCGATTATTCGACGCTAGTGCTTTTTTCATATTGCAAAAACTGATTTACCTTTTTGATCCTAGAATGCTGAACGACGGaatagag
This window of the Drosophila albomicans strain 15112-1751.03 chromosome 2L, ASM965048v2, whole genome shotgun sequence genome carries:
- the LOC117565474 gene encoding lactosylceramide 4-alpha-galactosyltransferase-like translates to MNLRIRKFRARLLICLKFVFPIIVFHVVEIMIIFIFEESDTLYELNQCYLDELPGTISTNWSSNAGHEYLEDVLLSDIKPIPGRAIYFLETKCYSLNSQSHYLINLTARQTCSIESAALHNPNFQVFVLFANPKVIDPENPFLNIIRSYSNVHLRQLNIWRYVKDTPVEDWIVRDNKFISRFPTEHTSDLLRLLTVYRFGGIYMDMDVVVLRSMEDIPLNFMGAQITNVISNAVISLEPTGIGHEVGELFLREFQQTFNGTYYLFNGPMLIERVLAKICGTKSVIEMINNRERCHGVRLFDASAFFILQKLIYLFDPRMLNDGIEKTKNSYLIHLWNKGSQKCKLVGPSSTYGRYAAQNCPKTYAAAGHLF